The proteins below come from a single Candidatus Planktophila dulcis genomic window:
- the uvrA gene encoding excinuclease ABC subunit UvrA produces the protein MSIDKLVVRGAREHNLKDVSIELPRDALIVFTGLSGSGKSSLAFDTIFAEGQRRYVESLSAYARQFLGQMDKPDVDFIEGLSPAVSIDQKSTNRNPRSTVGTITEVYDYFRLLFARAGRPHCPECGKAVSRQSPQQIVDQILTMPATTKFQILAPVIRERKGEFVDLFAELVTQGYSRARVDGETIQLTEPPKLKKQEKHTIEVVIDRLTAKAESKSRLTDSIETALRLGNGLVLLDFVDAKTGEKEHTYSEHLACHDCNLSFEELEPRSFSFNSPFGACVECSGIGTKLEVDEDLIIPDDSISINEGAIAPWTGAQSSEYFLRLLEALATELKFSMDNPWKKLSVKAKEAIINGFDYEVHVKYKNRYGRVRNYSTGFEGVVPFIHRRHSETDSDYSRDKYEAYMRETPCPACKGARLKPEVLAVTLGGKSIAEVCALSIDDCATFLKQVTLNKREAQIAERVMKEVHARLGFLLDVGLDYLSLDRPAATLSGGEAQRIRLATQIGSGLVGVLYVLDEPSIGLHQRDNRRLIETLTRLRDLGNTLIVVEHDEETIRTADWVVDIGPGAGEHGGKVVVSGSYEELIASKESITGAYLSGRKSIEIPKTRRPIDLKRQLVIKGAKENNLKDIEVSIPLGLFVSVTGVSGSGKSTLVNDILYTTLANKLNGARLVPGRHRTVTGIDQLDKVVHVDQSPIGRTPRSNPATYTGVFDKVRALFAETTEAKVRGYQQGRFSFNVKGGRCENCSGDGTITIEMNFLPDVYVPCEVCHGARYNRETLEVHYKGKTIAQVLDMPIEIAHTFFESVPTIARYLKTLCDVGLGYVRLGQSAPTLSGGEAQRVKLATELQRRSTGRTIYVLDEPTTGLHFEDVNKLLGVLKRLVESGNTVIVIEHNLDVIKSSDWVIDMGPEGGFRGGLVVAEGTPEEVAKVKASYTGQYLAEILATNRAATATKTAPRKTAQKK, from the coding sequence ATGAGCATCGATAAGTTAGTAGTTCGTGGAGCACGCGAACATAATCTTAAAGATGTCTCAATTGAACTTCCTCGCGATGCGCTGATTGTCTTTACTGGTCTTTCTGGTTCAGGTAAATCAAGCCTTGCATTCGACACCATCTTTGCTGAAGGCCAGCGCCGCTATGTGGAGTCCCTTTCTGCCTATGCACGTCAATTCTTGGGGCAGATGGATAAGCCTGATGTTGATTTCATTGAAGGACTCTCACCTGCAGTCTCCATCGATCAGAAATCTACCAACCGAAACCCGCGTTCAACGGTGGGAACCATTACTGAGGTCTATGACTATTTCCGTCTGCTCTTTGCTCGCGCAGGGCGACCACATTGTCCCGAGTGCGGCAAGGCAGTCTCTCGCCAGAGCCCGCAACAGATTGTTGATCAAATTCTCACGATGCCTGCCACAACGAAGTTTCAAATTCTTGCTCCCGTTATTCGCGAACGCAAGGGTGAATTTGTCGATCTCTTTGCAGAGCTAGTCACACAGGGCTATTCCCGGGCTCGAGTTGATGGGGAAACAATTCAACTGACTGAACCACCAAAGCTCAAAAAACAAGAGAAGCACACCATTGAAGTGGTCATTGATCGTCTGACTGCAAAGGCTGAGAGTAAGTCACGTCTTACAGATTCGATTGAGACTGCTCTGCGTCTAGGTAATGGTCTTGTTCTTCTGGACTTTGTTGATGCCAAAACCGGCGAGAAGGAGCATACATATAGCGAGCACCTTGCATGCCACGATTGCAATCTCTCCTTTGAAGAGCTCGAACCACGTTCATTCTCATTTAACTCACCCTTTGGTGCATGTGTTGAATGTTCAGGAATTGGAACGAAGTTAGAAGTTGATGAAGATCTGATCATCCCTGATGACTCCATCTCCATTAATGAAGGCGCCATTGCGCCATGGACTGGGGCACAATCCTCTGAATACTTCCTGCGTCTGCTTGAAGCGTTAGCAACTGAACTGAAATTCTCGATGGATAACCCATGGAAGAAGCTTTCGGTTAAAGCCAAGGAAGCGATCATCAATGGCTTTGATTATGAAGTTCACGTTAAATACAAGAACCGTTATGGCCGAGTGCGTAATTACTCCACAGGCTTTGAAGGCGTAGTTCCCTTTATCCATCGCCGCCATAGTGAGACTGATAGCGATTACAGCCGTGATAAGTACGAGGCATATATGCGTGAGACACCATGTCCTGCATGTAAGGGAGCAAGACTCAAGCCTGAAGTATTGGCTGTAACTCTCGGTGGTAAGAGCATTGCTGAGGTGTGCGCTCTCTCTATTGATGATTGTGCAACTTTCTTGAAGCAAGTAACTTTGAATAAGCGTGAGGCGCAGATTGCAGAGCGTGTCATGAAGGAAGTTCATGCTCGTCTTGGCTTCCTTCTTGATGTCGGTCTTGATTACCTTTCACTTGATCGCCCTGCAGCAACGCTTTCAGGTGGTGAAGCACAACGTATTCGTCTTGCCACTCAGATTGGTTCAGGGTTAGTCGGTGTTCTCTATGTCTTGGATGAGCCTTCCATTGGTCTGCATCAGCGTGATAATCGTCGTTTGATTGAGACTCTGACTCGTCTACGCGATCTTGGAAACACCCTCATTGTTGTTGAGCATGATGAGGAGACGATTCGCACAGCTGATTGGGTGGTCGATATTGGGCCAGGGGCTGGCGAACACGGTGGCAAAGTTGTTGTCTCAGGTTCCTATGAAGAACTTATTGCATCAAAGGAATCTATTACAGGTGCCTACTTATCAGGACGTAAATCAATTGAGATTCCAAAGACGCGCAGACCAATTGATCTCAAACGCCAACTTGTCATTAAAGGTGCCAAAGAGAATAACCTCAAAGATATTGAAGTATCAATTCCACTCGGTCTCTTTGTCTCAGTCACAGGAGTTTCAGGCTCTGGTAAATCAACACTAGTTAATGACATTCTCTATACAACTCTTGCCAACAAACTCAACGGTGCGCGTTTGGTGCCGGGTCGCCACAGAACTGTGACGGGTATCGATCAACTCGACAAAGTTGTGCATGTGGATCAATCACCGATTGGTCGCACACCACGTTCTAACCCTGCTACTTATACGGGTGTATTCGATAAAGTCCGTGCGCTCTTTGCTGAGACAACGGAGGCAAAGGTTCGTGGTTACCAGCAAGGGCGCTTCTCATTCAATGTGAAGGGCGGACGCTGCGAGAATTGTTCAGGCGATGGAACTATCACGATTGAGATGAACTTCCTGCCTGATGTCTATGTTCCTTGCGAAGTGTGTCACGGTGCTCGCTATAACCGCGAGACTTTAGAAGTTCACTACAAGGGCAAGACGATTGCTCAAGTTCTCGATATGCCTATCGAAATTGCTCATACATTCTTTGAGTCAGTGCCAACGATTGCTCGTTACCTGAAGACTCTCTGCGATGTGGGGCTTGGGTATGTGCGCTTGGGTCAGTCAGCACCCACTCTGTCAGGTGGAGAAGCACAGCGCGTGAAGCTTGCTACCGAACTTCAGCGTCGATCAACTGGCCGCACGATCTATGTTCTAGATGAACCAACTACTGGTCTGCACTTTGAAGATGTGAATAAACTTTTGGGTGTTCTCAAGCGCCTAGTGGAATCAGGAAATACAGTGATCGTGATTGAGCATAATCTCGATGTCATTAAGTCATCTGACTGGGTCATCGATATGGGTCCTGAAGGTGGATTCCGCGGGGGATTAGTTGTTGCCGAGGGAACTCCCGAAGAGGTAGCAAAGGTGAAGGCAAGTTATACGGGTCAGTACTTAGCTGAGATTCTTGCGACTAATCGTGCAGCAACTGCCACAAAGACTGCCCCACGTAAAACTGCACAAAAGAAGTAG
- the uvrC gene encoding excinuclease ABC subunit UvrC, translating to MAEPSSYRPKEIPEEPGVYRFYNGSDKVIYVGKAKNLKNRLTTYFGSNLAQKTYRMVHEAVRVDWTIVGTELEALALEFSWIKQYHPTYNVQFKDDKSYPYLAISMADEFPRIFITRKEKRPGLKYFGPYTNAWALRNTYEVLLKVFPVRSCSAGNFQRAQRTKRQCLLGDIGKCAAPCVGWVTPDEHREIAVKLDAFMEKGMENLLPTLRAEMEGASEREEFERAARLRDQIESFEKAQRSTQGNLSDELDGDFISLHEEGLHAAGSIFIVRRGSIKGSRSWIVDQERALEGDDQIGSLFFSIYSQSAPADIPSEVFVNHEPVDRVALEEWLTSLRGSKVSIKVPQRGEKVELLQTVERNAHYALVQYLSKRATDAAVSGKALLELEEELQLSRTPLRIECYDISNISGTSVVASMVVFEDGLAKKSEYRRFIIDTDTAQDDTRAMHQVITRRMKRLLADRTVNQSEVAETGGKLSKFAYPPQLIVVDGGAPQVAAAQRALDELGITDVALCGLAKRLEEVWMPGDKDPLILPRTSEGMYLLQRIRDEAHRFAITFHRSRRSKVMLESLLDEIPQLGETRRAALLDRFGSVTAMRKASAEELASTPGIGATIAAIIFGHLQNLSQSGVDMATGEILDS from the coding sequence ATGGCAGAGCCATCCTCATATCGTCCAAAAGAGATACCGGAAGAGCCTGGGGTATATCGCTTCTATAACGGTAGCGACAAAGTTATTTATGTGGGCAAGGCGAAGAATCTTAAGAATCGTCTGACAACTTACTTCGGTTCCAATCTTGCACAGAAGACCTATCGCATGGTGCATGAGGCTGTTCGCGTTGATTGGACAATTGTTGGAACAGAGTTAGAGGCGCTAGCGCTGGAATTCTCATGGATTAAGCAGTATCACCCAACATATAACGTGCAATTTAAGGACGATAAGTCGTATCCATACCTTGCCATCTCTATGGCAGATGAATTCCCTCGAATCTTCATTACCCGTAAAGAGAAGAGACCAGGACTTAAGTATTTTGGTCCCTATACAAATGCGTGGGCGCTACGTAATACCTATGAAGTTCTCTTGAAAGTCTTTCCTGTCCGATCCTGTAGTGCTGGTAATTTCCAGCGGGCTCAACGCACCAAGCGTCAATGTTTATTGGGTGATATTGGAAAGTGCGCAGCACCCTGTGTTGGTTGGGTAACCCCTGATGAGCATCGCGAGATTGCAGTAAAGCTCGATGCATTTATGGAGAAAGGTATGGAGAATCTTCTTCCTACCTTGCGCGCTGAGATGGAAGGAGCATCTGAACGTGAAGAGTTTGAGCGAGCTGCCAGACTTCGCGATCAGATTGAATCATTTGAAAAAGCTCAGCGCTCCACCCAAGGAAATCTCTCAGATGAGCTCGATGGTGATTTCATCTCACTGCATGAAGAGGGTTTGCATGCAGCCGGTTCCATCTTCATTGTTCGCCGTGGATCGATTAAGGGATCTCGCTCATGGATTGTTGACCAAGAACGAGCTCTTGAAGGCGATGATCAGATTGGTTCCCTCTTCTTTTCTATCTATAGCCAGAGTGCTCCGGCAGATATTCCGTCAGAGGTCTTTGTTAATCACGAACCAGTAGATCGAGTGGCGCTGGAGGAGTGGCTTACCTCCCTACGTGGATCAAAAGTTTCTATCAAAGTTCCACAGCGCGGTGAGAAAGTTGAACTTCTGCAGACCGTGGAACGCAATGCACATTACGCACTCGTTCAATATTTGAGTAAGCGAGCCACCGATGCCGCGGTCTCCGGAAAGGCTCTGTTGGAGCTTGAGGAGGAGCTACAGCTCTCACGTACTCCGCTTCGCATTGAATGTTATGACATCTCCAATATCTCGGGCACATCGGTTGTGGCCTCTATGGTCGTCTTTGAAGATGGTCTTGCGAAGAAGAGTGAATATCGCAGATTCATCATTGATACAGATACAGCGCAAGATGACACGCGTGCTATGCATCAAGTCATTACTCGTCGGATGAAGCGCCTTCTGGCCGATCGCACAGTGAACCAAAGTGAAGTGGCTGAAACCGGTGGCAAGCTCAGTAAGTTTGCGTACCCTCCTCAACTTATTGTGGTCGATGGTGGTGCTCCACAAGTTGCTGCTGCCCAACGTGCGCTGGATGAACTTGGGATTACTGATGTTGCGCTCTGCGGCTTAGCTAAGCGATTAGAAGAGGTCTGGATGCCGGGGGATAAGGATCCACTGATCTTGCCTCGCACATCAGAAGGAATGTATTTATTGCAGCGCATCCGCGATGAAGCGCATCGATTTGCAATTACATTCCATAGATCGCGTCGCTCCAAGGTGATGCTGGAATCTCTCCTTGATGAAATCCCACAGTTGGGTGAAACGCGGCGCGCAGCGCTACTCGATCGATTTGGCTCCGTGACAGCAATGCGTAAGGCCAGTGCAGAAGAACTTGCCTCGACTCCAGGCATTGGAGCAACAATTGCAGCAATCATCTTTGGCCATCTTCAAAACCTTTCACAATCAGGCGTTGATATGGCTACCGGCGAGATACTTGACAGCTAA
- the rapZ gene encoding RNase adapter RapZ codes for MATQELLILTGMSGAGRSTVAHALEDLGWYVVDNLPPALLPQLAEQSLDTHAALAVVVDVRGGKFFDELNNALSQLKGAATPYRLLFLDATDQSLVQRFESTRRPHPLQGKDRIVDGIERERAKLEEIRAQADVVIDTSNLNVHQLEKRTSEIFAAGMLPSLRVNVLSFGYKYGIPVDADLVLDCRFIPNPHWIPELRPMNGLDKPVSEKVLGSEGVEDFVKSYVSVVHKMIPGYFREGKKYVTIAIGCTGGKHRSVAIAEEIARQLSTSSKDLEITAHATHRDVGRE; via the coding sequence ATGGCAACACAAGAGTTACTCATACTCACCGGAATGTCTGGTGCTGGGCGTTCTACGGTTGCCCATGCACTTGAAGATTTGGGTTGGTATGTAGTCGACAATCTTCCTCCAGCCCTTCTGCCACAACTTGCCGAACAGAGCTTGGATACTCATGCAGCACTTGCCGTTGTGGTCGATGTTCGCGGAGGCAAGTTCTTTGATGAACTCAACAACGCACTCTCTCAACTTAAAGGTGCGGCAACTCCATACCGCTTGCTCTTTCTCGATGCGACAGATCAATCACTGGTGCAGCGTTTTGAATCCACTCGTCGCCCTCACCCATTGCAGGGCAAAGATCGCATTGTTGATGGCATAGAAAGAGAACGTGCAAAGCTGGAGGAGATTCGTGCTCAGGCAGATGTTGTGATTGATACATCTAATCTGAATGTGCACCAACTTGAGAAGAGAACTTCAGAGATTTTCGCAGCAGGAATGCTGCCCTCACTTCGCGTGAATGTTCTCTCCTTTGGATATAAATATGGAATCCCCGTAGATGCTGACCTTGTTCTAGATTGTCGCTTCATTCCTAACCCACATTGGATTCCAGAGCTACGTCCTATGAACGGTCTCGATAAACCTGTCTCAGAGAAAGTCTTAGGCAGTGAAGGTGTGGAAGATTTTGTGAAGAGTTATGTCTCTGTTGTTCATAAGATGATTCCTGGATATTTCCGTGAAGGCAAGAAGTATGTCACGATTGCAATTGGCTGCACAGGTGGCAAACATAGGTCAGTTGCGATTGCTGAGGAGATTGCTCGCCAGTTGAGTACCTCATCGAAAGATCTTGAAATCACAGCACATGCAACCCATCGTGATGTAGGACGGGAATGA
- a CDS encoding gluconeogenesis factor YvcK family protein, with protein MSSDRKVVALGGGHGLAATLTALRSLTSNITAIVTVADNGGSSGRLRQEFPILPPGDLRMALAALCSDDEWGRSWAEIMQYRFTSEGDLNGHAVGNLLLAALWDRDEDTVAGLDRVGALLKVIGRVLPMSSQPLDIEATFENSIGTKIVRGQAEVATTKGRLKTLRIIPENPHAYPEALAAIADAQWITMGPGSWFSSVIPHLLVPSQRDAIVASKAKKILLLNLDTADKSAGEYAGYSPLEHLQILSTYAPGLHFDCVVIDHSSDGERELREHLSTLGSELVIADLRSAGSPLHHDVKKLGQLFSHIDSQILVG; from the coding sequence ATGAGTTCTGATAGAAAAGTTGTAGCACTCGGTGGTGGCCACGGTTTGGCTGCAACCCTTACTGCTCTGCGAAGCTTGACTTCAAATATCACAGCGATAGTTACTGTTGCTGATAACGGTGGCTCAAGTGGAAGACTGCGACAAGAATTTCCAATCTTGCCTCCTGGTGATTTACGGATGGCACTGGCAGCCCTGTGTAGCGATGATGAGTGGGGACGTAGTTGGGCTGAAATCATGCAGTATCGCTTCACAAGTGAAGGCGATCTCAATGGCCATGCAGTTGGAAACCTACTGCTTGCAGCGCTGTGGGATAGAGATGAAGACACTGTTGCGGGACTTGATCGCGTGGGCGCCCTGCTGAAAGTTATTGGTCGAGTACTTCCTATGTCATCGCAGCCGCTGGATATTGAAGCCACCTTTGAGAATTCGATAGGAACGAAGATTGTTCGAGGACAGGCCGAAGTAGCAACAACAAAAGGTCGCTTGAAAACTCTTCGTATCATTCCTGAAAATCCTCATGCATATCCTGAGGCACTTGCTGCCATTGCAGATGCGCAATGGATAACGATGGGGCCAGGTTCTTGGTTCTCCAGTGTGATTCCGCACTTGTTGGTTCCATCACAAAGAGATGCGATTGTTGCATCCAAGGCAAAGAAGATACTTCTGCTCAATCTTGATACAGCAGATAAATCGGCGGGGGAGTATGCGGGCTATTCACCGCTAGAACATCTCCAGATTCTTTCGACCTATGCCCCTGGCCTGCATTTTGATTGTGTTGTTATCGATCATTCATCTGATGGAGAACGTGAATTGCGAGAGCATCTTTCAACCCTGGGTTCAGAGTTGGTTATTGCCGATTTACGCAGTGCAGGCTCGCCATTGCATCATGATGTGAAAAAATTGGGTCAGCTTTTCTCACACATAGACTCACAAATACTGGTTGGATAA
- the whiA gene encoding DNA-binding protein WhiA: protein MAMTAAVKDELSRLSVTKPCCRKAEVSSLLRFAGGLHIAAGKVLIEVELDTSQSARRLKKDIADIYGHDSDLAVLSSSGLRKGSRYVVRVVEAGDALARQTGLIDANGRPVRGLPPQVVAANVCDAEAAWRGAFIAHGSLTEPGRSSSLEITCPGPEAALALVGAARRLNIVAKAREVRGVDRVVIRDGDAIGVLLTRLGAHESVLAWEERRMRREVRATANRLANFDDANLRRSARAAVAAAARVQRAMEILGPEIPDHLKEAGELRISHGQASLEELGSLATPPMTKDAIAGRIRRLLAMADKRAQELGIPDTEAGLSPDLLGE from the coding sequence ATGGCAATGACTGCAGCGGTGAAAGACGAACTCAGTCGTCTCTCGGTTACCAAGCCGTGCTGCCGCAAGGCTGAAGTTTCATCCCTCCTGCGTTTTGCTGGAGGCTTACATATCGCTGCAGGCAAAGTTCTAATTGAAGTTGAGCTCGATACTTCACAGAGCGCTCGTCGCCTGAAGAAAGATATTGCCGATATCTATGGCCACGATAGTGATCTTGCAGTTCTCTCATCCAGCGGGCTGCGCAAAGGCTCTCGCTATGTGGTGCGCGTTGTTGAAGCAGGGGATGCACTTGCTCGCCAGACAGGTCTGATTGATGCAAATGGTCGGCCAGTTCGTGGACTTCCTCCTCAAGTCGTTGCTGCCAATGTCTGCGATGCAGAGGCTGCATGGCGTGGTGCATTTATCGCACATGGCTCACTGACTGAACCAGGTCGCTCATCGTCACTTGAAATTACATGCCCAGGACCTGAAGCAGCGCTTGCTCTCGTTGGAGCTGCGCGCCGTCTAAATATTGTTGCCAAAGCTCGTGAAGTACGTGGTGTTGATCGTGTTGTAATTCGAGATGGCGATGCCATTGGTGTTCTACTGACACGTCTTGGAGCACATGAAAGTGTTCTTGCGTGGGAGGAACGTCGTATGCGCCGAGAAGTGCGCGCAACTGCGAATCGCCTTGCCAACTTTGATGATGCAAACTTGCGTCGTTCAGCACGTGCAGCTGTTGCTGCCGCTGCTCGCGTTCAACGCGCAATGGAAATCCTCGGCCCTGAGATTCCTGATCATTTAAAGGAAGCAGGAGAGCTTCGTATTTCACATGGACAGGCAAGTCTTGAAGAGCTTGGATCTCTTGCAACTCCACCGATGACCAAGGATGCAATTGCAGGGCGTATTCGTCGCCTTCTTGCAATGGCCGATAAGAGAGCACAAGAGCTCGGCATACCAGATACGGAAGCAGGGCTATCGCCTGATTTATTGGGTGAATAA
- the gap gene encoding type I glyceraldehyde-3-phosphate dehydrogenase, with amino-acid sequence MINVGINGFGRIGRNFFRAALTNPNINIVGINDLTDNATLAHLLKYDSILGRLGLEVSHTEDTITVGGKTIKVFADRDPANLPWGSVKADIVIESTGHFTKASDAQKHITAGAKKVIISAPATDEDITIVMGVNHEKYDPANHHVISNASCTTNCLAPMAKVLDEKFGIVRGLMTTIHAYTNDQVILDFPHKDLRRARAAATNIIPSSTGAAKAISLVLPQLKGKLDGFAMRVPVPTGSATDLTVELAKEATAAEINAAMKEAANGSLKGFLTYTEDPIVSSDIVTDPSSCIFDAGLTKAIGTTVKVVGWYDNEWGYSNRLVDLVGYVGKSL; translated from the coding sequence ATGATTAATGTCGGAATTAATGGTTTTGGACGTATTGGCCGCAACTTCTTTCGCGCAGCGCTCACCAACCCAAATATCAATATCGTAGGTATCAACGACCTTACAGATAATGCAACTCTTGCTCACCTATTGAAGTACGACTCAATCTTGGGACGCCTCGGACTTGAAGTCTCACACACAGAAGACACCATTACTGTCGGTGGAAAGACCATCAAGGTATTTGCAGATCGCGATCCAGCAAACCTACCTTGGGGCTCAGTGAAGGCAGATATTGTGATTGAATCAACAGGTCACTTCACTAAGGCATCTGATGCCCAGAAGCACATCACAGCAGGAGCTAAGAAAGTCATTATTTCAGCACCTGCAACTGATGAAGACATCACTATCGTGATGGGCGTCAATCATGAGAAGTATGACCCAGCAAATCACCACGTTATTTCCAACGCATCATGCACAACTAACTGCCTTGCGCCCATGGCAAAGGTTTTGGATGAGAAGTTCGGCATTGTCCGCGGTCTCATGACAACAATCCACGCATACACAAATGACCAGGTAATCCTTGACTTCCCACATAAGGATCTTCGTCGTGCTCGTGCAGCAGCTACCAACATCATTCCTAGCTCAACAGGTGCGGCAAAGGCGATTTCTCTAGTTCTTCCACAGCTCAAGGGCAAGCTTGATGGCTTTGCAATGCGTGTTCCTGTTCCAACAGGGTCAGCTACTGACCTCACAGTTGAACTTGCTAAGGAAGCAACAGCCGCAGAGATCAATGCAGCGATGAAGGAAGCAGCGAACGGTTCACTCAAGGGATTCCTTACCTACACAGAAGATCCAATCGTTTCTTCAGATATCGTGACAGATCCTTCATCTTGCATCTTCGATGCAGGTCTTACAAAAGCTATTGGAACAACAGTCAAGGTTGTCGGTTGGTATGACAACGAATGGGGCTATTCAAACCGCCTCGTTGACCTTGTTGGTTACGTAGGTAAATCTCTCTAA
- a CDS encoding phosphoglycerate kinase yields MSLADLDVAGKRVFLRCDLNVPLKEGKITDDGRIRASLPTINALLAQGASIVIAAHLGRPKGEAKPELSLAPVAVRLSELLGKPVQFAGAITGADVTAKAQVLGAGEVLLLENIRFSAAETSKDEAERGALAAELAKLADFYVGDGFGAVHRKHASVFDLAKLLPHAAGTLVAAEVEVLKKLTIDPVRPYGVVLGGSKVSDKIGVIANLLGKVDVMAIGGGMLFTFLAAQGKEIGSSLVERDLVDTVRGLIKQAEDSGVKLILPTDIVVAPTFSADATPTLVSADAIPADQMGLDIGPESAEAFAAAIKTCKTVFWNGPMGVFEFPNFAHGTKVVAQALTEVDGISVVGGGDSAAAVRALGFADSAFGYISTGGGASLEYLEGKELPGLTALDL; encoded by the coding sequence ATGTCTCTGGCTGACCTAGATGTAGCAGGTAAGCGCGTTTTCTTGCGGTGCGATCTCAATGTTCCTTTGAAAGAAGGAAAGATCACTGATGACGGCCGTATTCGCGCTTCACTTCCAACAATCAATGCACTGCTTGCACAAGGTGCCAGCATTGTTATTGCAGCTCATCTAGGTCGACCAAAGGGCGAAGCAAAGCCTGAGCTATCACTTGCACCAGTTGCTGTCCGACTTTCTGAACTTCTTGGAAAGCCTGTTCAATTTGCAGGAGCAATTACGGGCGCAGATGTCACAGCAAAAGCGCAAGTGCTAGGTGCTGGTGAAGTTCTTCTCCTTGAAAACATTCGCTTTAGCGCAGCTGAGACATCGAAGGATGAAGCAGAGCGTGGAGCACTTGCTGCAGAGCTTGCAAAGCTTGCAGATTTCTATGTGGGCGATGGCTTTGGCGCAGTACACCGCAAGCACGCATCAGTCTTTGATTTAGCAAAGCTTCTTCCTCATGCAGCAGGAACTCTTGTTGCAGCAGAAGTTGAAGTTCTTAAAAAACTCACCATTGACCCCGTTCGCCCCTATGGCGTCGTCCTTGGTGGTTCGAAAGTTTCAGACAAGATTGGTGTTATCGCAAACCTGCTTGGCAAAGTAGATGTCATGGCTATCGGTGGCGGAATGCTCTTCACCTTCCTTGCAGCTCAAGGAAAAGAGATTGGTTCTTCCCTGGTTGAACGCGATCTCGTTGACACTGTGAGAGGTCTTATCAAGCAAGCCGAAGACTCTGGTGTGAAGCTCATTCTTCCTACAGATATCGTCGTTGCGCCAACATTTTCTGCCGATGCCACCCCAACTCTTGTGAGTGCAGATGCAATCCCTGCAGATCAGATGGGCCTTGATATTGGACCAGAGTCAGCTGAAGCTTTTGCAGCAGCGATTAAGACATGTAAGACAGTATTTTGGAATGGGCCTATGGGCGTCTTTGAGTTCCCCAACTTTGCTCATGGCACCAAAGTTGTTGCGCAAGCACTGACTGAAGTTGATGGAATTTCAGTTGTAGGTGGCGGTGATTCAGCAGCTGCTGTTCGCGCACTAGGCTTTGCAGATTCAGCATTTGGCTATATCTCAACAGGTGGGGGAGCATCCCTTGAATACCTTGAGGGTAAAGAACTTCCAGGGCTGACAGCTCTCGATCTTTAA
- the tpiA gene encoding triose-phosphate isomerase yields MRKPLMAGNWKMNLNHLEAIAVAQKLVYSLDDKDYDAVDVAILPPFTDIRSIQTMVDGDRLRLQYGAQDLSPDASGAFTGDISGSMLAKLGCTFVAIGHSERRAIHHEDDALINRKIKAALAHELTPIFCVGEELAIRESGTHVSHVIRQVRAGLEGFHKPELKKIVIAYEPVWAIGTGKTATPEDAQEVCAAIREEIEQIGSSEIAANMRILYGGSVKSANIAEIMKQPDVDGALIGGASLDPEELAKIVKFHAQA; encoded by the coding sequence ATGCGCAAGCCACTGATGGCCGGTAACTGGAAGATGAACCTCAATCACCTTGAGGCGATAGCAGTTGCACAAAAGCTTGTGTACTCACTCGATGACAAGGATTACGATGCAGTCGATGTTGCAATCCTTCCTCCATTTACCGATATTCGCTCTATCCAGACTATGGTCGATGGCGATCGTTTGCGCCTTCAATATGGTGCACAGGATCTCTCACCTGATGCATCCGGTGCATTCACCGGTGATATCTCAGGCTCCATGCTTGCAAAGCTAGGCTGCACATTTGTTGCCATTGGCCACTCTGAGCGCCGCGCAATTCATCACGAAGATGATGCTCTTATAAATCGTAAGATAAAGGCAGCACTTGCCCATGAGCTCACACCAATTTTCTGTGTGGGAGAAGAGCTCGCAATTCGCGAATCAGGAACCCATGTCTCACATGTGATCCGCCAAGTGCGTGCTGGCCTTGAAGGATTCCATAAGCCAGAGCTCAAGAAGATTGTTATCGCCTATGAACCAGTATGGGCAATTGGAACAGGCAAGACTGCAACACCTGAAGATGCACAAGAAGTCTGTGCTGCAATCCGTGAAGAGATTGAACAGATTGGATCTTCAGAGATTGCTGCCAATATGCGCATCCTCTATGGCGGTTCTGTTAAGTCAGCAAATATCGCCGAAATCATGAAGCAGCCAGATGTTGATGGAGCACTTATTGGGGGAGCAAGCCTTGACCCTGAAGAGCTGGCAAAGATTGTTAAGTTCCACGCTCAGGCGTAA
- the secG gene encoding preprotein translocase subunit SecG, whose product MALALSIFLVIASIVMILLVLLHKGKGSGLSDLFGGGISSNYGGSSVVERNLDRITIVVGGLWFAGVVGLSLVLKG is encoded by the coding sequence ATGGCTTTAGCACTTTCAATCTTTCTGGTTATCGCAAGTATCGTGATGATACTTCTCGTCCTTCTCCACAAGGGCAAAGGTTCTGGTCTCTCTGATTTATTCGGCGGCGGAATCTCATCAAACTATGGTGGCTCATCTGTCGTAGAACGTAACCTCGATCGCATCACAATTGTTGTTGGCGGCCTCTGGTTCGCAGGCGTTGTTGGTCTCTCACTCGTTTTGAAGGGTTAA